The DNA segment AAGTTAACTCGCTAATTCTCCTGATTCTAATGGCATAGGTGATTTGTTGGGGGTTTGTTTACAAGAATTCTGCCAAAATGCTAATGTTTGTTACACAAGAACTATCCATGAACAATTCTCTGTATGTAATCAGGGAATTTTTCGTTGGAACAACAACCATTCCACTCTAGTACAAATTGCAGCATACACAATGAGATAACACAAATGTTTCACTATAATCAAACGAGTAATTTTAATACTACTAGCTGGTAGGAGTACCACACCAAGACCCCGATTtggggaaggggaaaaaaatgaaaagagagGAAGGGACGCATACTGCAAGTCGTCCTCAGAACTCCTGAATCCTGATTCGCCTCATGATTTGGCGCCGTCGCTGGTAGCGGGCTTGCTGCCGGAGGATGCCGACGAGGAGTGGGCGGCGAGAGCCTTGTTGTAGGCGTCGAGCTCGTCGTAGTAGACGTCCCAGACGCAGCGGAcgcagccgctgccgcagcAGTCGCCGGGGAGCGGCTTCTCGGGCGGCTCCGGGGCCGGGGCCGGAGCGGGCTTGTtcgtggtggcgccgccggcgtcggccatTGACGCGGCggggggcgggggagggggcaggcggtggctgctgcggcggcggaggagagggcgcgccggcgaggggagCGACGAGGGGATCGGCGCCGGGACGCGGAGGGCGGCGACCAGCATGcggaagagaagggaagagaaaaGCCGATTCTCCCACTTGTTGGGCTGTTTTTTGGTAGAGTATTTTGGAAGGCAGAGTCCAACTGCCACAAGGTGAAGCCAACCAATTAATACACGGCACGTCGCCTCATCTCTTTGTATCTTATGAAGACACTACCGGAGCCCAGCGAACCggcatatttgtaaacgaaaattaatttgtgaataaaatttttatatacgtgtttttagtAATCTAGAAGCAAAGGctagaaaataaacttcgataaaaataccttattaagattgaaaattcaaTTTTTGGCTGATAAACATAAGCGTAAGTTAAAAAGATGAGGCCTATAGCATCGCAAATTATATGAtcgttgattaaaaaaaatagatgtatAAGACTTGTCTACGATATAGGGTAAGAAACTATTTTAGGAGTATAGTTTTTGCGTGGATAAATCTCGTACTTTCATTTTTAGATCcagcaatagttttttttattttcactatatatcaTTAAATATATAGTGCGAGGCTCGGCTTCTGAAACATTTTACTGCAGAGTTGCGAGCGAGTCACGAGCGGAATgacttgtaagttgtaacgaGGGAATACGAGGAATCGTCAATGATCTATCAGGATCAGGATAATCAACAGTTGCAGGGATCAGTAACTTAAAATGAGTTCAACAAGCACCTCAGTAACAAGTCAAGCTCACCATTGAACCTTCTCCCTTACACAACAAAAACCGATTCACATGTTACTACAGCTTAGTCAAGCTCACTCGTGTCAAGTGTCAATCAGACAGAACAGAAATCAAACATTCCAACAGCAAAATCGGCCATTCGAGATGAAGACCAAAGTGGGGAATGAAAATCACGCACTCCTTTAGGACATTTGGATCTGTTTCTCTTCTCGCTATGCTTATCTCGGGTTCCTGAATCAGACAACTGAGAGGCAGAGGCTGTAAAAATGTGCAGACAAGTAATAGAATCTAGTGTTCTCAACGGCATACCAAACAAAGAACAACATACCTAGTTAGGTTGTCTGTTGTCGCCTTCTAAGCTTTTGCTAGGTGATGCATCAAAACCATGATCGAACTGGATAACCTGCACTGTTTAAAATCGACCACCAGACATCATCATATGGTTGGTCCTTGAAGCACCTTCACAACTTCCTCCGCTCTAGCCTGTATCTCTTTTAGATATTCAACGAGTATGCGCTGCTGATAAGAACCTCCTTCCTGTCAAACAAAAAGATAACGAgaggaaaaatgaaaaatgtgcTGAGGGGATGCTAAACTAAAGACAAGGTCCTGACAAACTAAAAGAGATTGCGTTCTCTGTATAACTCCAAAGGTTGGGGATATTACTGTGCGAATTAAGACTCTCTCAATTCTCTTCTTTATAACAGCATAAAATTCTTCTGGTGAAACATTTCCTTTCCCCACTGTTAACCCATCAAGCAACAGCTTGTTCCACTCGTTTTCCGGAGCTGCAAGGCACAATCTGGATATATTAAAGGTTGAGATCAGTTGATTGAAGACAAACAATCTCTCCGCACAATGATACATACCCTTTATTACAGATTCAAGAAAACTTTCAGGCACTATTACTTCTCCCCCTGAAAATGAAAGATAGACAAATCAATTTAAAGGGTAATCATTCTCAGTGGTTGTGGTTCAACAGTCCAAAACGAATGAACAGGATTACCTTTGTAAGCGTAACTACGCTTTTGGAGAAAATTGGACGCAAACAGCTGCAACACCTTCTGCAGCATAGCTTGAAGTCCTGGTTTATCTCCATCTTGTTTAGCCTAAACACATGTAAGGGTGTAATAGTAAAATGAGTAGCAAAACTACTCTATGCTGAGTAATACATCAACAAAGTTAATCCACAATGTAGAAAATGACACATACCTGCCTCAACTGAGCATTAACCTCTGACAGAAATCCTTCGTCTAGCTGTCCTTCTTTTTCTCTATTTGAAATTTCCTGGCGATACCAGGAcaccataaaaaacaaatacaaGATTGGAGTATAAAACTGGCACTTTCTAGTTACACTACAGATTGGAATATAAATCTGTTTCATGTGAAGTAGAGCCAACCAAAACAGTAACTTGCCTAAAGCGACTAAATGCTATGTGTGAGGTAATGtgaaataaaccaaattcaTAGGAAGGCACCGATGAAATATCCCAGTAAAGAATAACAGTGAAAAAATAGCTATGTTCGTTCTTACTTTCTCCATCAATTTGAGAGCCTCCGGATCTCTCGGTGGCCACGTGGCATTTTCACCTTCGTGCATCACAGGACTAATAATTGCCTTCAGCACATCAGTTGACTGTTCAATCTTTTCCTGAATAGATAAGGATAAATATTAGCAGCATTCAAGGAACTTTTCTGATCACGATAAAAATGCCAAAAGTGTTGCCATTAATACAAATAATGTGACCCAATATTGTTCTTACATCAGTCTTATGGACAAGACGGTCAACTATGTTCATGACATTTTCAGCCAATTCTTCATAGTCTTTCTGAAAAGGCAGAAGAGAGACACCATTCACAAAGTTAGATTAATCGAGCTAAGAGAACGGGATCGACATTCCAtagtaacaaaaaagaaatccaaTTGTGAAAACCATGCTTTATCATCATCCGATTTGCATAGATCAATTCTTGCTGCCAGCCGAACCCAGAAACCCTCATCGAACGCCAGAACGTTTTCAACCACTATTTGATCAAGCTGTCACATGCAAGGAAGGGTAAATTAGTAAGTTGATCAAGTAATTTTCATGTCAAAAGTAATTTCAAAACAAAGCAAGGCTTAATTCaattaaatgaaaataaaacaaactgcATATATTCTGTTCAGCAATGCTCCAGTATTTAGAATTACCATAGACATAATAATAAAATCTAGTGATAAACTGACAAGGATAAGCATACTTCAAATATTTCTAAATGCGTAAAATAAACCTGATAAGAAACTAAAGGTAAATATGAAAACTCCGAAGTAAATAAAATTGAACAGTTCATGTTGTTCACAGAACTTGAGGCTTAATGCTCCCACGACCAAGTCATCAAGTACTGCTTAGATTGGTTCTACAGATTTTGAACCAAGAACTAATGGAAGCATGCTCAAAGCAAAGAAAATTATATACTATAGAGGTTTGGTAACAGATTTAATTGGTACAATTGAATGGAGAGATCTTTTAGTGTGGTGTAAAACCTGAGACTGTAACCTTATCtaaatacttcctctgtcccataatatagcaacctaggaccGGATGGGACGTACCCTAGTACTATGGATCTGGATACGGGCATCCAGCAGTacattgctatattatgggatggagagtAGTAGAATAAACAGTCAGATTGAAGATATGAAGAGTTACCTCTCTAGGATTTGCATCCCTCAGCATCTCGATCAACCTGTCAACTTCAATTGTCTTCTTCAAGGATTCTTCTGGGCCTTTATCAGTTGCATATAACAA comes from the Oryza glaberrima chromosome 9, OglaRS2, whole genome shotgun sequence genome and includes:
- the LOC127783639 gene encoding uncharacterized protein LOC127783639, which encodes MSTAAAAAASTSLRPASQSALRLAGSPRRWCWGAPALSPARRAFHADTRRRKTLLYATDKGPEESLKKTIEVDRLIEMLRDANPRELDQIVVENVLAFDEGFWVRLAARIDLCKSDDDKKDYEELAENVMNIVDRLVHKTDEKIEQSTDVLKAIISPVMHEGENATWPPRDPEALKLMEKEISNREKEGQLDEGFLSEVNAQLRQAKQDGDKPGLQAMLQKVLQLFASNFLQKRSYAYKGGEVIVPESFLESVIKAPENEWNKLLLDGLTVGKGNVSPEEFYAVIKKRIERVLIRTEGGSYQQRILVEYLKEIQARAEEVVKVLQGPTI
- the LOC127784896 gene encoding branchpoint-bridging protein; the protein is MLVAALRVPAPIPSSLPSPARPLLRRRSSHRLPPPPPPAASMADAGGATTNKPAPAPAPEPPEKPLPGDCCGSGCVRCVWDVYYDELDAYNKALAAHSSSASSGSKPATSDGAKS